Proteins encoded by one window of Streptomyces sp. NBC_01477:
- a CDS encoding TetR/AcrR family transcriptional regulator, translating into MTYISADERRPEIVAAARRVCVRDGLAKLSLRRVAEEAGIALGTMQHVFRTREMLLRAVVEDVDADIAAALRAGLSRSAGLAGTLRAGITNFWDQMVADQVGLQLLQYELTLTTLRTEGLHELASWQYRRYIELTAKWCQEAAEAAGETIAIDYDALARVILASIDGLILQYVVDPDPVRAKSDLDMVIGTLTALAAPSPAD; encoded by the coding sequence GTGACCTACATCAGCGCCGACGAGCGCAGGCCGGAAATCGTCGCCGCCGCCCGACGGGTGTGCGTACGCGACGGTTTGGCCAAGCTGAGCCTGCGCCGGGTCGCCGAGGAGGCGGGCATCGCGCTCGGCACGATGCAGCACGTCTTCCGCACCCGGGAGATGCTGCTGCGCGCGGTCGTCGAGGACGTCGACGCCGACATCGCCGCCGCGCTGCGCGCCGGGCTGTCCCGCAGCGCGGGCCTGGCCGGGACACTGCGGGCCGGCATCACGAATTTCTGGGACCAGATGGTCGCCGACCAGGTCGGGCTGCAACTCCTCCAGTACGAACTCACGTTGACCACTTTGCGCACCGAGGGTCTGCACGAGTTGGCATCCTGGCAATACCGCCGCTATATCGAGCTGACCGCGAAGTGGTGCCAGGAGGCCGCGGAGGCGGCCGGCGAGACGATCGCGATCGACTACGACGCGCTGGCCAGGGTGATCCTGGCCAGCATCGACGGGCTGATACTGCAGTACGTCGTCGACCCCGACCCGGTGCGCGCCAAGTCCGACCTGGACATGGTGATCGGCACCCTGACCGCGCTGGCCGCCCCGAGTCCGGCCGACTAG
- a CDS encoding flavin monoamine oxidase family protein, with product MSDVDVVVVGAGIAGLVTAREIAAAGRSVCVLEARDRVGGRTASQDVAGVTLDMGGQWVGPTQDEVLDLIDGLGLALSPSYEVGAHLLGMDGEVVRYTGAGFGLPEPAALEVARVQQVLESMAQRVPLDAPWTAPESGRWDNRTLEDWLEENCAHPAALRFWRLIVPAVFACETGELTLLHFLVYIKSGGMLDMLVSTGGGAQESRVIGGTQQISERLAAGLGEAVRRAHPVHTVEQDERGVTVRGDGFAVRGGRAVLALPPVLAGRLRYSPAMPADRDQLTQQVPAGSVVKVQAVYPTPFWRERGLSGFALSTDDLVSVTFDNSPDGGGRGVLLGFLEGERARRAARMSPEERRGEVLACFTKFFGRDASSPLALAELNWSAEEFTRGCYGGRLGAGAWTQFGARLREPVGRVHFAGSETAEIWMGYMDGAVRSGKRAAAEVLAAHKAAPDDRPDDTPDAAPDGLPDAAPASVPRGAPRAG from the coding sequence GTGAGTGACGTGGACGTGGTGGTGGTCGGCGCGGGGATCGCCGGCCTGGTGACGGCCCGGGAGATCGCGGCGGCCGGCCGCTCGGTGTGCGTGCTGGAGGCACGCGACCGGGTGGGCGGGCGCACCGCGAGCCAGGACGTGGCCGGCGTGACGCTCGACATGGGCGGGCAGTGGGTGGGCCCGACCCAGGACGAAGTGCTGGACCTGATCGACGGGTTGGGGCTGGCGCTGTCCCCTTCCTACGAGGTCGGCGCGCATCTGCTGGGCATGGACGGCGAGGTGGTGCGCTACACGGGGGCGGGCTTCGGGCTGCCGGAGCCGGCCGCGCTGGAGGTGGCCAGGGTCCAGCAGGTGCTGGAGTCGATGGCGCAGCGGGTGCCGCTCGACGCCCCGTGGACGGCGCCGGAGTCGGGCCGGTGGGACAACAGGACCCTGGAGGACTGGCTCGAGGAGAACTGCGCCCATCCCGCGGCGCTGCGCTTCTGGCGGCTGATCGTGCCGGCCGTCTTCGCCTGCGAGACCGGCGAACTGACACTGCTGCACTTCCTGGTCTACATCAAGTCCGGCGGGATGCTGGACATGCTGGTGTCCACCGGGGGCGGCGCGCAGGAGTCCCGGGTGATCGGCGGGACGCAGCAGATCAGCGAGCGGCTGGCGGCCGGCCTGGGCGAGGCGGTCCGCCGCGCGCACCCGGTGCACACGGTGGAGCAGGACGAGCGGGGCGTCACCGTCCGCGGCGACGGCTTCGCGGTACGCGGCGGCCGGGCGGTGCTGGCGCTGCCGCCGGTGCTGGCCGGACGGCTGCGGTACAGCCCCGCCATGCCGGCCGACCGCGACCAGCTCACCCAGCAGGTGCCGGCCGGCTCCGTGGTCAAGGTGCAGGCGGTGTACCCGACGCCCTTCTGGCGCGAGCGGGGCCTGTCGGGCTTCGCGCTGTCGACCGACGACCTGGTGAGCGTGACCTTCGACAACTCCCCCGACGGCGGCGGGCGCGGGGTGCTGCTGGGCTTCCTGGAGGGCGAGCGGGCCCGGCGCGCGGCCCGGATGAGTCCCGAGGAGCGCCGCGGCGAAGTCCTGGCCTGCTTCACGAAATTCTTCGGCCGCGACGCGTCGTCCCCGCTGGCGCTGGCCGAACTGAACTGGTCGGCCGAGGAGTTCACCCGGGGCTGCTACGGCGGCCGGCTGGGCGCGGGCGCCTGGACGCAGTTCGGGGCGCGGCTGCGCGAGCCGGTGGGGCGGGTGCACTTCGCCGGCTCGGAGACCGCGGAGATCTGGATGGGCTACATGGACGGCGCGGTGCGCTCGGGCAAGCGGGCCGCGGCGGAGGTGCTGGCCGCGCACAAGGCCGCGCCGGACGACAGACCGGACGACACACCGGACGCCGCGCCGGACGGCCTGCCTGATGCCGCACCGGCCTCCGTACCGCGCGGCGCGCCACGCGCCGGCTAG
- a CDS encoding discoidin domain-containing protein, which produces MRRALGAAAFTAALCLACLPAPAYASHSGRPHQAAPQAQVWLTTADDSAQLQRQAPVAFHPGASDLTTITVDPDQRFQRMDGFGGALTDSSAAVLGALPRTARDAAMRRLFDPKAGIGVSFLRQPVGSSDFTAAAAHYTYDDVPAGQTDFGLKHFSIAHDRAQILPLLRQAEQLNPQLTVLATPWSPPAWMKDSGSLAGGHLKDDPAVYRAYARYLVKFVQAYAAEGVPVDYLTVQNEPQNRKPNAYPGTDLPVQQEAEVIEALGPLLRAAGLHTRILAYDHNWTTHPDDIATAQQLGEDPQTDYPYEILDGPAAKWVAGTAYHCYSGDPSAQTALHDAHPGKGIWFTECSGLHGATDTPAEIFRGTLTWHARTITVGTTRNWAKSVADWNLALDADGGPHNGGCDTCTALLTVRPDGTVTANAEYSTIGHLSKFVQPGAVRIASTSYGTTGWNGQLTDVAFTNPDGSTALVVHNENDAPHSFTVAVGDRSFDYTLPGGALATFTWPASGQLRTTLRRLDLTGATATASPAGQDPAGALTDDDGSTRWSSGAAQEPGQFVQLDLGRRTSFRSVAIDSGDNLGDYARGWQLSVSDDGARWRTAAAGPGTGQLTTAALRQPVTARFLRVTQTGAAGNWWSLADLRLYR; this is translated from the coding sequence ATGAGACGCGCCCTGGGTGCGGCGGCCTTCACCGCCGCACTGTGCCTGGCCTGCCTGCCCGCCCCCGCGTACGCCTCCCACTCCGGCCGCCCCCATCAGGCGGCGCCCCAGGCGCAGGTGTGGCTGACGACCGCCGACGACTCGGCGCAGTTGCAGCGGCAGGCACCGGTCGCCTTCCATCCGGGGGCGTCGGACCTGACGACGATCACCGTGGACCCGGATCAGCGCTTCCAGCGGATGGACGGCTTCGGCGGCGCGCTGACCGACTCGTCCGCGGCCGTGCTCGGCGCGCTCCCGCGGACGGCCAGGGACGCGGCCATGCGGCGGCTGTTCGACCCGAAGGCCGGCATCGGGGTGAGCTTCCTGCGCCAGCCGGTCGGCTCCTCGGACTTCACCGCCGCGGCGGCCCACTACACGTACGACGACGTGCCGGCCGGGCAGACCGACTTCGGGCTGAAGCACTTCAGCATCGCCCACGACCGGGCGCAGATCCTGCCGCTGCTGCGGCAGGCCGAGCAGCTCAACCCGCAGCTGACCGTGCTGGCCACCCCGTGGAGCCCGCCGGCCTGGATGAAGGACTCGGGATCCCTGGCCGGCGGCCACCTCAAGGACGACCCGGCGGTCTACCGGGCCTATGCCCGCTACCTGGTGAAGTTCGTCCAGGCGTACGCGGCCGAGGGCGTCCCGGTCGACTACCTGACCGTGCAGAACGAGCCGCAGAACCGCAAGCCGAACGCGTACCCCGGCACCGACCTGCCGGTCCAGCAGGAGGCCGAGGTCATCGAGGCGCTCGGCCCGCTGCTGCGCGCCGCGGGGCTGCACACCAGGATCCTGGCCTACGACCACAACTGGACCACCCACCCCGACGACATCGCCACCGCCCAGCAGCTCGGCGAGGACCCGCAGACCGACTACCCCTACGAGATCCTGGACGGCCCGGCCGCCAAGTGGGTCGCCGGCACCGCCTACCACTGCTACTCGGGCGACCCGAGCGCCCAGACCGCGCTGCACGACGCCCACCCCGGCAAGGGCATCTGGTTCACCGAGTGCTCGGGGTTGCACGGCGCCACCGACACGCCCGCCGAGATCTTCCGCGGCACCCTGACCTGGCACGCCCGCACCATCACCGTCGGCACCACCCGCAACTGGGCCAAGTCCGTCGCCGACTGGAATCTCGCGCTGGACGCCGACGGCGGCCCGCACAACGGCGGTTGCGACACCTGCACCGCGCTGCTCACCGTGCGGCCGGACGGCACCGTGACCGCCAACGCCGAATACTCCACCATCGGCCACCTGTCGAAGTTCGTGCAGCCCGGCGCCGTCCGCATCGCCAGCACCAGCTACGGCACCACCGGCTGGAACGGCCAGCTCACCGATGTGGCCTTCACCAATCCCGACGGCTCCACCGCGCTGGTCGTCCACAACGAGAACGACGCCCCGCACTCCTTCACCGTCGCGGTCGGCGACCGGTCCTTCGACTACACCCTGCCCGGCGGCGCCCTGGCCACCTTCACCTGGCCCGCCTCGGGGCAGCTGCGCACGACCCTGCGCCGGCTGGACCTGACCGGTGCCACCGCCACCGCCTCGCCCGCGGGGCAGGACCCGGCCGGGGCGCTGACCGACGACGACGGCAGCACCCGCTGGAGCAGCGGCGCCGCCCAGGAGCCCGGCCAGTTCGTCCAGCTCGACCTCGGCCGCCGCACCTCCTTCCGCAGCGTCGCGATCGACAGCGGCGACAACCTCGGCGACTACGCGCGCGGCTGGCAGCTCTCCGTCAGCGACGACGGCGCCCGCTGGCGTACCGCCGCCGCCGGCCCGGGCACAGGCCAGCTCACCACCGCGGCGCTCCGGCAGCCGGTCACGGCCCGCTTCCTGCGCGTCACCCAGACCGGCGCCGCCGGCAACTGGTGGAGCCTGGCCGACCTGCGCCTCTACCGCTGA
- a CDS encoding LacI family DNA-binding transcriptional regulator, whose protein sequence is MSSGITRRRIAAEAGVSIATVSRVMTGNGRVAPGTREHVRAVADRLAGAASDRAAAPDGAVLVRCPYALTGYFGAVVSAVAETLSLHGRQVVLSAGDAARGSGLLHRLSCDRRTAGAVLVLPPESAAELVALRARGFPFVVVDPRTALPPDIASVAVAHLPAARGLTAHLLGLGHRRIGVIGGPAEWLTSRSRIAGHAAALAEAGLAHSPELLRSIEPTADRGYEAARELLGLPRRPTALAAFNDTAAVGALRAAHERGLRVPEDLSITGFDDTDSGRSTVPRLTTARQPLEEVGRLAVLLLVRLLDRRTAETPHRELAADVLLRDSTGPVA, encoded by the coding sequence GTGAGCAGCGGGATTACCCGGCGCAGGATCGCGGCCGAGGCCGGGGTATCGATCGCGACCGTCTCGCGGGTGATGACGGGCAACGGGCGCGTCGCGCCCGGCACCCGGGAGCACGTACGGGCCGTCGCCGACCGGCTGGCGGGTGCCGCGTCGGACCGGGCCGCCGCCCCGGACGGGGCCGTGCTGGTGCGCTGCCCGTACGCGCTCACCGGCTACTTCGGGGCCGTCGTCTCCGCGGTCGCCGAGACCTTGAGCCTGCACGGCCGGCAGGTGGTGCTCAGTGCGGGGGACGCGGCGCGCGGCAGCGGGCTGCTGCACCGGCTGTCCTGCGACCGGCGGACCGCGGGTGCGGTGCTGGTCCTTCCGCCGGAAAGCGCGGCGGAGCTGGTCGCGCTGCGGGCGCGCGGCTTCCCCTTCGTCGTCGTCGACCCCCGCACCGCGCTGCCCCCGGACATCGCGTCGGTGGCGGTGGCGCACCTGCCGGCGGCCCGCGGGCTGACGGCGCACCTGCTGGGCCTCGGCCACCGGCGGATCGGTGTGATCGGCGGCCCGGCGGAGTGGCTGACCAGCCGCTCGCGTATCGCCGGACATGCCGCGGCGCTCGCCGAGGCCGGCCTCGCGCACTCCCCGGAACTGCTGCGCAGCATCGAGCCCACCGCCGACCGGGGGTACGAGGCGGCCCGCGAGCTGCTCGGCCTGCCGCGGCGGCCCACCGCCCTGGCGGCGTTCAACGACACGGCGGCCGTCGGCGCGCTGCGGGCGGCCCACGAACGCGGGCTGCGCGTGCCGGAGGACCTGTCGATCACCGGGTTCGACGACACCGACTCCGGCCGGTCCACCGTGCCGCGGCTCACGACGGCGCGGCAGCCGCTGGAGGAGGTGGGCCGGCTCGCCGTCCTGCTGCTGGTGCGGCTGCTGGACCGGCGCACCGCGGAGACACCGCACCGGGAGCTCGCCGCCGACGTGCTGCTGCGCGACTCCACGGGGCCGGTGGCCTGA
- a CDS encoding RICIN domain-containing protein has product MILAATAVATGALLAPAALSAVNATPAAAATTPVQVYLSSESTAPGFGPSSGSWFTDPATGLAATPYKLSKQADLTTAAASGSATITADTGTHYQSVLGVGSSLEESTIYNLSRMSATARTAALHKLVDPVNGAGFSVARIPLGTSDFTSRAFYTYDDGSADPSLSRFSIQKDIDYKIIDVLREAKTINPNLLLFGSVWSPPAWMKNNNSLLGGSLPDSNIPVLAAYLRKAVTAYAGQGLPLYAVTMQNEPLFSPPDYPGMTLSADQERRVATALRGELNNNGAASTKIWAFDHNFSDGPGYTAGVLGNPGSPSDAFNAVDGVAFHDYGGDPTSMGQVKASYPTKDVAMTERAVWGTSGADRIVQYFRNQSIMYEDWVTMLDQNRAPEQWSGSPDPSMLIQSPSSPDTYWALPDYYIIAQFSKFVARGATRVQTNNGGSGSTTNVAFLNPDGTLVTVVVNQTGSPQPFTLRVGDQQVAATLPAKTVGTYLWPGANSGTGTGTGGNGPIDSSKWYTVKNTNSGKCVDDANGSTANGAAVQQWACQTGSANQQWQFQATDSGYFKVVSRNAGSAVWDVTGGSGAGNGAKIQLWAYGSGTNQQWKPVAGANGTYTLTPRSNTGACLDVTDVSTADGARLQQWTCTGGAAQSFTLTAQ; this is encoded by the coding sequence ATGATCCTCGCCGCCACCGCGGTGGCGACCGGTGCGCTGCTCGCCCCGGCGGCCCTGTCCGCCGTCAACGCGACTCCCGCCGCCGCGGCCACCACCCCGGTGCAGGTGTATCTCAGCTCGGAGTCGACCGCGCCGGGGTTCGGCCCCAGCAGCGGGAGCTGGTTCACCGACCCGGCGACGGGCCTGGCCGCCACCCCGTACAAGCTGTCCAAGCAGGCGGACCTGACCACCGCCGCCGCGTCCGGCTCCGCCACCATCACCGCCGACACCGGCACCCACTACCAGTCCGTGCTGGGCGTCGGCTCCTCACTGGAGGAGTCGACGATCTACAACCTGTCCCGGATGAGCGCCACCGCGCGCACCGCCGCGCTGCACAAGCTGGTCGACCCGGTCAACGGCGCCGGCTTCAGCGTCGCCCGCATCCCGCTGGGCACCAGCGACTTCACCTCCCGCGCCTTCTACACCTACGACGACGGCTCCGCCGACCCGAGCCTGTCGCGCTTCTCGATCCAGAAGGACATCGACTACAAGATCATCGATGTGCTGCGCGAGGCGAAGACGATCAACCCGAACCTGCTGCTGTTCGGGAGCGTGTGGAGCCCCCCGGCGTGGATGAAGAACAACAACAGCCTGCTCGGCGGCTCGCTGCCCGACTCCAACATCCCCGTGCTGGCGGCCTACTTGCGCAAGGCGGTCACCGCCTACGCGGGCCAGGGCCTGCCGCTGTACGCCGTCACGATGCAGAACGAGCCGCTGTTCTCGCCGCCGGACTACCCGGGCATGACCCTGTCCGCCGACCAGGAACGGCGGGTCGCCACCGCCCTGCGCGGCGAACTGAACAACAACGGGGCGGCCAGTACCAAGATCTGGGCCTTCGACCACAACTTCTCCGACGGCCCCGGCTACACCGCCGGCGTCCTCGGCAACCCCGGCTCGCCCAGTGACGCCTTCAACGCCGTGGACGGTGTCGCCTTCCACGACTACGGCGGCGACCCCACGTCCATGGGGCAGGTCAAGGCCAGCTACCCCACCAAGGACGTGGCGATGACCGAACGCGCCGTGTGGGGCACCTCCGGCGCCGACCGCATCGTCCAGTACTTCCGCAACCAGTCGATCATGTACGAGGACTGGGTCACCATGCTCGACCAGAACCGCGCCCCCGAGCAGTGGTCCGGCTCGCCCGACCCCAGCATGCTCATCCAGTCGCCGAGCAGCCCCGACACGTACTGGGCGCTGCCCGACTACTACATCATCGCGCAGTTCTCGAAGTTCGTGGCCCGCGGCGCCACCCGCGTGCAGACCAACAACGGCGGCAGCGGCAGCACCACCAATGTGGCCTTCCTCAATCCCGACGGCACGCTGGTGACCGTCGTCGTCAACCAGACGGGCTCGCCGCAGCCGTTCACCCTGCGGGTCGGCGACCAGCAGGTCGCCGCCACGCTGCCCGCCAAGACCGTCGGCACCTACCTGTGGCCCGGCGCGAACAGCGGTACCGGAACCGGAACCGGCGGGAACGGGCCGATCGATTCGTCGAAGTGGTACACGGTGAAGAACACCAACAGCGGCAAGTGCGTGGATGACGCCAACGGTTCGACCGCCAATGGCGCCGCCGTTCAGCAGTGGGCGTGCCAGACGGGGAGTGCGAATCAGCAGTGGCAGTTCCAGGCCACCGACAGCGGTTATTTCAAGGTGGTCAGCCGTAATGCGGGTTCGGCCGTCTGGGATGTGACGGGTGGTTCGGGCGCCGGCAATGGCGCGAAGATCCAGCTGTGGGCGTACGGGTCGGGTACGAACCAGCAGTGGAAGCCGGTCGCCGGCGCCAACGGGACGTACACCCTGACTCCGCGCAGCAATACCGGTGCGTGCCTGGACGTCACGGATGTCTCCACCGCGGACGGTGCCCGGCTCCAGCAGTGGACCTGCACCGGCGGAGCCGCCCAGAGCTTCACCCTCACCGCGCAGTAG
- a CDS encoding alpha/beta fold hydrolase, with translation MPFIKAKDGTDIFYKDWGSGQPIVFSHGWPLTADAWDPQLKVVADNGFRAIAHDRRGGGRSGQTWDGNNLDTYADDLDALIEALDLRDVILVGHSTGGGEVARYIGRHGTERVAKAVLLSAIPPLMLKTDANPEGLPIDVFDQIRAGVETDRSQFYQDLSANFYGANRDGSTVSQGTRDEFWLWSMQVGIKGAYDCVKAFSETDLTEDLKRIDVPTLIVHGDDDQIVPIVAAGEKSSKIVKDATFKVYPGAPHGLSMVPKFAGRFNADLLEFARS, from the coding sequence ATGCCCTTCATCAAAGCGAAAGACGGAACAGACATCTTCTACAAGGACTGGGGATCGGGTCAGCCGATCGTGTTCAGCCACGGCTGGCCGCTGACCGCGGACGCCTGGGACCCCCAGTTGAAGGTGGTGGCGGACAACGGCTTCCGCGCCATCGCCCACGACCGGCGCGGCGGCGGACGCTCGGGGCAGACCTGGGACGGGAACAACCTCGACACCTACGCCGACGACCTCGACGCGCTGATCGAGGCGCTCGACCTGCGGGACGTCATCCTCGTCGGCCACTCGACCGGCGGCGGCGAGGTGGCCCGTTACATCGGCCGGCACGGCACCGAGCGTGTCGCGAAGGCGGTCCTGCTCAGCGCGATCCCGCCGCTGATGCTCAAGACCGACGCGAATCCCGAAGGCCTGCCCATCGACGTCTTCGACCAGATCAGGGCCGGTGTCGAGACGGACCGCTCGCAGTTCTACCAGGACCTCAGCGCGAACTTCTACGGCGCGAACCGCGATGGCTCGACCGTCAGCCAGGGCACGCGCGACGAGTTCTGGCTGTGGTCGATGCAGGTCGGCATCAAGGGCGCGTACGACTGCGTCAAGGCCTTCTCGGAGACCGACCTGACCGAGGACCTCAAGCGGATCGACGTCCCGACGCTGATCGTGCACGGCGACGACGACCAGATCGTGCCGATCGTCGCGGCGGGCGAGAAGTCGTCGAAGATCGTCAAGGACGCCACCTTCAAGGTCTACCCCGGGGCGCCGCACGGCCTGTCGATGGTGCCCAAGTTCGCCGGGCGCTTCAACGCGGACCTGCTGGAATTCGCCCGCTCGTAG
- a CDS encoding FdhF/YdeP family oxidoreductase, with protein sequence MTASDVNRGPAGPDDGAVGRTPTGGDGPADRKRPSQRLYNHPAAGWGAAKSVGRVLVKEHAFVDGPRAVFRMNHENGGFDCPGCAWPDDIKGLKLDICENGIKHVTWEMTPKRVGADFFARHTVAELSTWSDFALEDQGRLTEPVVYDAVRDRYAPISWPDAFALIGRELRGLDSPNEAAFYTSGRLGNEATFLYQLMAREFGTNNLPDCSNMCHDASGRALQAALGTGKGTADLADWEAADALFIMGVNAASNAPRMLTALADAYRRGAQIVHVNPLIEAAATRTIVPHDMTDMALFKSTPTSTLTIQVRVGGDMAFLRGVAKAVLEESAHDPKALDHEFIGRYTFGFEDYRALCEATSWEQLEEQSGVPRADILKAARIYSASDRTLVSWCLGITQHEHGVDTVREIVNVLLLRGNLGREGAGPSPVRGHSNVQGNRTCGIDHRPTPDFLDRLADACGIDPPREHGLDTVRTIEAMNEGRVKVFLGMGGNFALAAPDTAYTAQGLRRCALTVHVSTKLNRSHLVHGGKALILPCLGRTEKDHQRRGVQGTTVEDSMSMVHLSVGMKKPASPHLLSEPAIIAGIARATLPGSRTPWESYIEDYDRIRDTMAQVLLGFEDFNRRVRLPLGFRIRQPARELAFLTPSGRAEFSAAGLPDAPPPGDVIVLQTMRSHDQWNTTIYSDNDRYRGVSNIRTLILMNGEDMRARDIATGDLVDITATARDGSRRRLKRYRAIEYSMPRGCAAGYMPEMNVLVAASDYSRQSDQPLMKNIMVRVTPSPQQ encoded by the coding sequence ATGACTGCATCCGATGTGAACCGGGGACCGGCAGGCCCGGACGACGGTGCGGTCGGCCGTACCCCGACAGGGGGGGACGGCCCCGCGGACAGGAAGCGGCCCTCCCAGCGCCTGTACAATCACCCCGCCGCCGGCTGGGGCGCCGCCAAGAGCGTCGGCCGGGTCCTGGTGAAGGAGCACGCGTTCGTCGACGGGCCGCGGGCCGTCTTCAGGATGAACCACGAGAACGGCGGGTTCGACTGCCCCGGCTGTGCGTGGCCCGACGACATCAAGGGCCTCAAGCTCGACATCTGCGAGAACGGCATCAAGCACGTCACCTGGGAGATGACCCCCAAGCGGGTCGGGGCCGACTTCTTCGCCCGGCACACCGTCGCCGAACTGTCGACGTGGTCCGACTTCGCGCTGGAGGACCAGGGGCGGCTGACCGAGCCGGTGGTCTACGACGCCGTCCGCGACCGCTACGCGCCGATCTCCTGGCCGGACGCCTTCGCGCTCATCGGCCGCGAGCTGCGCGGCCTCGACAGCCCGAACGAGGCGGCCTTCTACACCTCGGGGCGGCTCGGCAACGAGGCGACGTTCCTCTACCAGCTGATGGCCCGCGAGTTCGGCACCAACAACCTGCCCGACTGCTCCAACATGTGCCACGACGCCTCCGGCCGCGCCCTCCAGGCGGCCCTGGGAACCGGCAAGGGCACCGCGGACCTCGCCGACTGGGAGGCCGCCGACGCCCTGTTCATCATGGGGGTCAACGCGGCGTCCAACGCGCCCCGGATGCTGACCGCCCTCGCCGACGCCTACCGGCGCGGCGCCCAGATCGTCCACGTCAACCCGCTGATCGAGGCCGCGGCGACCCGGACCATCGTGCCGCACGACATGACCGACATGGCGCTGTTCAAGTCGACGCCCACCAGCACCCTCACCATCCAGGTGCGGGTCGGCGGCGACATGGCCTTCCTGCGGGGCGTCGCCAAGGCTGTCCTGGAGGAGAGCGCGCACGATCCCAAGGCCCTGGACCACGAGTTCATCGGCCGCTACACCTTCGGCTTCGAGGACTACCGGGCCCTGTGCGAGGCCACGTCCTGGGAGCAGCTGGAGGAACAGTCCGGGGTCCCCCGGGCCGACATCCTCAAGGCCGCGCGGATCTACTCCGCCTCCGACCGCACCCTGGTCAGCTGGTGCCTGGGGATCACCCAGCACGAGCACGGCGTGGACACCGTCCGCGAGATCGTCAACGTGCTGCTGCTGCGCGGCAATCTCGGCCGGGAGGGCGCCGGGCCGTCCCCGGTGCGCGGGCACAGCAATGTGCAGGGCAACCGCACCTGCGGCATCGACCACCGCCCCACCCCCGACTTCCTCGACCGGCTCGCCGACGCCTGCGGCATCGACCCGCCGCGCGAGCACGGCCTGGACACCGTCCGCACCATCGAGGCCATGAACGAGGGCCGCGTGAAGGTCTTCCTCGGCATGGGCGGCAACTTCGCCCTGGCCGCGCCCGACACGGCGTACACCGCCCAGGGCCTGCGGCGCTGCGCGCTCACCGTCCACGTCAGCACCAAGCTCAACCGCAGCCACCTCGTGCACGGCGGGAAGGCGCTGATCCTGCCGTGCCTGGGCCGTACGGAGAAGGACCACCAGCGGCGCGGCGTCCAGGGCACCACCGTCGAGGACTCCATGAGCATGGTGCACCTGTCGGTCGGCATGAAGAAGCCGGCCTCCCCGCATCTGCTGTCCGAGCCGGCCATCATCGCCGGCATCGCCAGGGCCACCCTGCCCGGCAGCCGGACCCCGTGGGAGTCCTACATCGAGGACTACGACCGTATCCGCGACACCATGGCGCAGGTCCTGCTCGGATTCGAGGACTTCAACCGCCGGGTACGGCTGCCGCTGGGCTTCCGGATCCGCCAGCCCGCCCGTGAACTGGCCTTCCTCACACCGTCGGGCCGCGCCGAATTCTCCGCCGCCGGCCTGCCGGACGCTCCGCCGCCCGGCGACGTGATCGTCCTGCAGACCATGCGCAGCCACGACCAGTGGAACACCACGATCTACTCCGACAACGACCGCTACCGCGGGGTGAGCAACATCCGCACGCTGATCCTGATGAACGGCGAGGACATGCGCGCCCGCGACATCGCCACGGGCGACCTGGTCGACATCACCGCCACCGCGCGGGACGGCAGCCGCCGCCGCCTGAAGCGCTACCGGGCGATCGAGTACAGCATGCCGCGCGGCTGCGCGGCCGGGTACATGCCGGAGATGAACGTGCTGGTCGCCGCGAGCGACTACAGCCGGCAGAGCGACCAGCCGCTGATGAAGAACATCATGGTGCGCGTCACGCCGAGCCCGCAGCAGTAG